GCTTTGCTAGAGTGGTTTTTGTTGTTATAATATAAGTATGAAAAAGGCGGGGGAGATACAAAGGAAATCGCTTTTGTATAAAAGCGGCGTGGAGTACGCCGACTATTGTATTAATCACGCCGAAGGCTGCTCACACGGTTGCAGGTTTCCTTGCTACGCCATGATGATGAAAAAACGGTGCGGTGTGATAAATAGTTATGAAGATTGGATCAAGCCCAAAATAGTTGCGAACGCCTTGGAACTTTTGGATAAAGAAATTCCAAAATTGAAAGATAAAATTAAAGTTGTTCACCTTTGCTTCACAACTGATCCATTCATGTATAAGCAAAAAGAAATTTCCGATTTGACTTTGAAAATTATAAAGAGACTGAACGACGATAATATAAAGTGCACGGTACTGACAAAAGGTGTCTACCCCAAGGAATTAATTGACGTTGAAAAATACGGCGGAAATAATGAGTATGCAATCACGCTCGTATCTTTGAATGAAGGATTTAAAAAAAGATTTGAGCCGGGAGCCGCGCCGTACGAAGATAGGGTAAAATCTTTAAAATATTTGCATGACCATGGATTGAAAACCTGGGTAAGCATGGAGCCGTACCCAACGCCGAACTTAGTGGATCAGGATTTAAAGAAAGTTTTGGCAAAGATTAATTTTGTTGATAAAATTATTTTTGGGAAATTGAATTATAACATTAAGGTGACAGAATTTCAGGACAATAAAGATTTCTACGATGGTTGCGCAAAAATTGTTATAAATTTTTGTGAGAAAAATAATATTGGATATCACATTAAATACGGAACTCAGAAAAAAGACAACAAAAAAACGGAAAAAATTTTTCGAAAGGATTTTGTTTCCGAGAAACAGAGACGGGTTGATTGTTTAGAGCCAGTATATTTATAGAAAACAGATTTTTAAAAAAGTGGCCCTTGCCACTTTTTCTTTACCGCAGCTCAAATCTCAATGTTTGTGAAGAGTGGTCTTGAATTTAAAACAAAAAGCCCCTCAAAAAGCTGACGGGAATTTTACTCAATCAACTAAATTGTGGAGTCCACAATATCAGCCGACCAAGCAATCAATTTTACTCGACTAGCAGAATTAATAGAGGCTTGCTTTGAGGAGTAAGCCTCACTCGCAGCGACCTTCTCGCCGTTTATGGCTTGAAGGCGCCATCTATGATATCCAGCAGCGTCTTTGTAAATGACGAATCGAGGATTTGTCATATTTGTTCCGTTTATTTTTATTTAATCTAGGGAGTCGACCTTTACGCTGCTCCCTTCTTCAAAACCTGTTTAGATTCTGAAGGAGAGAGGTAAAGGTGACTTAATCTAGAAAGAAATAAAAGTCCCGGAATATCCCGCCAGCTTTTCAAAGAGCTTTAACAGTAATTTTATCAAGGATTATTTTAGGGGTCAATGGTTTATGAAAAAAATATTTTATCTCATAATTTTTTCCATCGTAATTTTGAGATCAGCCGGTTGGCGCAAAGCAAAAAATTGTCCTTAAAAAATTTAGAACATCACAGACATAATAAAATATGACTCTTGAACAAAAAATCGCCAAAGCATTTAGGATGGATGAGAAAACTCGTCAACGACATTCAAATCCCTGGAGCGTCTATTCGCGTTTTTCCATGATCCCGCTCCTTGGTTTGGCATTCTGGAGCAGGGTATGGCTCGGTTGGTGGTCACTCGCGCTGATTGCTGTTGTGCTTTTATGGGTTTGGACAAATCCTCGAATTTTTTCTGCGCCAAAAAGTACTAACAATTGGGCATCTAAAATAGTGCTTGGCGAATGGGTTTGGATGAATCGAAAAAACGTACCTGTGCCGACACATCATCAATACGCGCCCAATATCCTTTCCGCAATCGGAGCGATTGGCGCAATCCCTTTTATCTGGGGCCTGTACGCGCTTGAAATATGGCCGGCGGTTTTTGGCGGCGTTGTTATTGTCATAAGTAAATTGTGGTTTGCGGACCGCATGGTATGGTTATATGAAGATATGAAAGACGCCACGCCAGAATACAAAAGTTGGCTTTATTGATTAGTTTAGTGATGTTTTTTACCCTGCAAAATTGTCCTTAAAAATAATTTAAAAATCCATGAATAAATCTTTTTCAATATTTATTACAATCATTATTATCTTTGTCTTTGCCGCAATGGCGTATTGGTTTTTAAGCACACAAATTAATCTTTCCGAAGTAAATAACCCAATTACAAATCTTGTAAACAACGCAGCGCCTAGCGCGGTTTCCGGAAATAATTTGAATCAAAATCAGCCGAGTGGTGAAAACGTTTTGGCCACTGATGATTTTTCTTTAACTTATCCGGCTGGCTGGCGGTCGGCTCCGGCAATAACTGGCGTGTCGGCTATGATTGTCAAGGAAAATGAAAACATTGCCGATCCCGAGGCCAAGAAAATGAATTTTCAAACTTATTTGGCTGTTGCCTATGATTCCTCTGAAGGGCAAACAAAAGACGAAGTTGTGGAATATTTGAAAAACGAGTTGCGCGCGGTAATTCCCGAAATAGTTTTTTCCCGCGAGAATTTTTTAACTGTAAATGGGCGCGAAGTCTACGCCACGGAAATAACTTTCCGTAAAAGCGGACTTGATTTTCATGTGCTGGAAGTTCTTGTTTGGGGAAAAGAAAATGACCTCTGGGTGCTTTCCTACAATACTCTGGAAGAATTGTGGCAAGGATATGTTTCTGATTTTGAAAAAATTACACAGTCGTTTATTGTGAAATAAAATATAAAAATATGAACAAAACTTTACTTATCGTCGCCGTTCTTGTTTCAATCTTAATTATCGCCGGGCTTGTCGTGGGTATTTTTATTTTGCTTCCTAAAATTTTTGTCGCGCCGATATCCGCGCCGGTGGCTTGCACTCTTGAAGCTAAACTTTGTCCGGACGGAAGTTATGTCGGCCGAGTTTTGCCGAGCTGCGAATTCGCGCCGTGTCCCGATAAAATTTCATACGAAAGCGAGCCGCGTATAGAAAATAGTGAATGGAAAATTTGGAGTGATGGTGTGATAGAATTTAGTTATCCGGAAAAATTGACAGCGAAATACATTGATACTGTTGAATGGCCGCCGAAAGTGATGATCGCGACAGGCGAATTTTCTTGCGCGGAAACTCCGGCGGAAAGCAGCCTGCCGGAATTTGTGGCGCGGCGGATGGTGGATGACAGAGTTTATTGTGTGAGAGCGGTAAATGAAGCCGCGGCTGGCAGTGTTTACTCAACTTACACATATTCCACCGCGCGCGAAGGAAACATTATTGTTTTGGATTTTATTTTGCGTTATCCGCAATGTTTAAATTATGATGATCCGCAAAAAAGTGAATGCCAAGCGGAGCGGGAAACATTTGATTTGGACAGCGTGGTAGACCGGATTGTGGAGACAGTGATAATTGAGTAATCGGTAATTAGTAATTGAAAAGCGGTCCGAGCGGCCGCTTTTTGGTTTATAAAATTTTTTGTGGTAAAATTATAAAATAAAAATAGTTTTAATTTTTAAATTTGGGAAATTATGAAAAAACTTTTTGAAGGAGGGACAAAAGGTCGAATAGATCCCGCAGCATTGCAGGACCGAATAGATCCCGCAGGATTGCGGGACAGGCTCTTTGAAAATTCCGCCTTTGGCGGGAAAGGAGAATGGAAAATGAAGAAAGGGATCATGCTCGTGACGGCACTCGTTGGCGTGCTGGTTTTGGTCGGTTGGGGTTGCGGGAATTCCGCGGCGCCCACTGACACAAACTCGGATATGAATGTTTCCGAGACTTCCTCAGACAGCGTGCCAGAAGTCACGTCCGACACGACCGGAGAAATTCCGGCCGGTTGGACAGAGTACAGGAACGAGCAGTGGGGGGTGAATTTCATTTACCCCGCGGGCTGGCAGTACCAAGAGTATAGCGAGACAGTTGAAGGCGAAGAGGTGGCGACCCTCGCTTTCTCAGACCAGGAGTTGCCAGAAACTTTGCCGCCAGAACCTTTGTTTCCGATCATGGTTTTCCGCGACGCGAGGACCGTAGAAAGCGCAATGTCTGACTACACGGAGGCTGTTGCTGCGGAAGATATCACGCTCGGGAGTAGAGTAGTAAAAAAGATTATTTACTACTCTAATATTCTCGAACAGAACGACAGGGTCTATCTAATTCCTCTGCGTGATGGGATTTTGAAACTCTTTGTACCAGATAGTGCGAGTTACGTTTCCACGGCTGAAACCATGATTGCCAACCTTACTGAGACAGAGTAGGAGACAGACAATGGAAAAGTTCAAGATGGGCGCGCTGTGCCTGGTGTTGTGGTTTTTGTTGCCGCGCAATTCCGAGGCAGAAGAGTTTCTGTACCTGCCGATTACCAGAACGCCGGTCATCACTTCAGGTTTCTGTGGTTACCGGACCGCGTCTGGCGCTTGCCATGGTGGTATTGACTATGACGTTCGCGACGACGGCGATGGAATCTTCGCCGCAGCGGATGGCGTAGTTGAGGTTGCAGAAGATGGCTGGCTAAATACCTACCATGGGAGACGGGTGTATGGCAATTACGTACAAATACTTCACGACAACGGCTATCGTACCATCTATGCCCACTTTAAAAGAGGCAGCCTGGAAGTCAGTGTGGGCGATGAGGTCAGTGTCGGTCAACTTTTAGGAATTGGTGATAACTCTGGTTGGTCAACTGGCTCGCACCTGCACTTCGAAGTCCGCGATTCGAGCGGACGCAAGGTAGATCCTTACGGCGACAGCCCATCATATCCAAACTGTGGCGCAAATCACCTTTGGGTAAATTGCCCACCAACAGTGTGGGTTGACGAGGACAGAGATGCCGACACATGGACAGTTGAAGAAGGCGACTGTGACGACACAAATCCCAACATCTATCCCGGCGCGGTAGAACGCTGCAACGGCGTGGATGACAATTGCGCGGATGGCGTGGACGAGGAACCAGCGGCGAGTTACGCTTGCCGCGACAGCGTGGACTGCACCATTGACGCCTGCATGGTTGGCGCGCACGTTTGTACCAACCGTCAAAATGACGCGGCTTGCGAAGACGGCGATCCCTGCACTACAAACCTCTGTATTATTCTGACCGGCTGTCGCGCGATTCCCAAGGACACGGACTTGGACGGTTTCGTGGATATTTCCTGCGGCGGCGATGACTGCGACGATTCCAATATGGCCATCCGCCCTGATGCCGCGGAGAAGTGCAATAACATTGATGACGACTGCGACACGGAAACCGACGAAGACTGGCTGTTACTCGGAACCAGTTGTAATGTTGGCTTTGGCGAATGTCGGCGAAGCGGCATCTGGGTTTGCGAACCTCTGGAGCGCGCCACAGTCTGCGACGCCGAGTATATTTCTGGCACGCCGGAACTTTGCGACGGCCTGGACAATGATTGCGACACAGAGACTGACGAGGATTGGCCTGAGCTTGGCACGGCCTGCGGAATTTTCCCCTGCGACGGGACATATGTCTGTTCTCTTGGCGGCTCTGGTTCATACTGCAATGCCAGTCCTGGCATGCCTGAGACTTGCGACGGCCTGGACAATGACTGCGATGGTGAAACCGATGAATCTCCGGCGGAATTTTCCTGCGGCGACGGAAATGACTGCACGGTTGATTCGTGCGTGCTTGGCGCATGCCGACATTTTTCGCGCGATCGCGACGGCGACACTCATGGCGACGACCTCTGTGGTGGTACCGATTGTAACGATCTTAACCCCGCGGTTTGGGAATACGCTTTCAGCGAATCGCGGTTGACAAACTCGGCTGGAGATTCTAATTCCCCGGCCGTGGCGTGGACAGGTTCAGAACTTGGAATTGTTTGGGAAGATTGGCGGGCGGGCATTCCCAACGCGGAAATATACTTCGCCCGGGCAGACACTTCGCTCGCGAGAATTGGCGATGAAGTCAGAGTGACAAATGCCTCATGGGGATCGCGCGAACCGTCTCTGAGCTGGACTGGCTCAGAGTATGGTGTGGCTTGGTATGACCTTCGGGTTGACTCTCGTTCCGAAGTCTTCTTTACTCGGCTTGATTCTACTGGGCTGGAAATTGGCGATGATATCCAACTGACAGACCATTTTGCTCTTTCCGGCGCGAGTTATGAACTATCTCTCACCTGGACAGGAAGTGACTATGGCATTGTCTTTCAGGATAGCCGCCTTAGCTCAATGGATATTTTCTTCGTGCGGCTGGATTCCGGCGGGATAGCGATTGCTCCCGAAGCGCCTGCTATTTCAGACAGCGGACCTGAGAGTTTTCCAGTTCTTGTTTGGACAGGGAGTCAATACGGTCTGGCTTACACTGTTTCAATCGACGGCTATCAGCAGATCTTCTTCGCGCGGTTTGATTCTTCCGGTGTAAGAACAGGCGCCGTTACGAGAGTTGCCTCGTTTGATTCGGGCGGGAGATTCTACGCTGAAACAGTCGATCTCGTTTGGCAAGGCAGAGAGTTCGCTTTGGTCTGGACAAAGAACATGGCGAGCGGCGCGAGGGAGGTTTATTTCCGGAGATTGGACGCGGCTGGTGTACCACTTGCTCCTGAGGTTCTGGTTGCGACTAGTCCGGACATAATCTATCGCGTTGCCATCGCGTGGAATGGGAGAGAATACGGGGTTATTTGGCAAGAAAGTTCTGGCATGTTGGCCAATGTTTACTTTGTCCGGCTAGCTGAAGCTGGCAGTAGGCTCGGTACGGTGATCCGGATTTCAAGTACTGCCAGAAATTCGGAAAAGGAAGTCGTGGTTTGGACCGGTCACGAGTACGTCATGGCCTGGTCGGACAATCGCGACAGCGATTGGGAGATCTACCTTGGTCGCGTCAGTTGCGGCTGGTAGGCGACGGAGAACAGCGAAGAGCCGAAACAAAACCGTTTCTCGTTGAGGGAGGAGAGACGGTTTTTATTTTTGACTTTCTGCCGATTTTGCGAGATAATTTATAGATAAGAATATTAATTTTGAATTATGAATTACGTGCAAATTCTCCAAATCACTTCTATCG
The sequence above is drawn from the Patescibacteria group bacterium genome and encodes:
- a CDS encoding DUF1508 domain-containing protein; translation: MTNPRFVIYKDAAGYHRWRLQAINGEKVAASEAYSSKQASINSASRVKLIAWSADIVDSTI
- a CDS encoding DUF6653 family protein; amino-acid sequence: MTLEQKIAKAFRMDEKTRQRHSNPWSVYSRFSMIPLLGLAFWSRVWLGWWSLALIAVVLLWVWTNPRIFSAPKSTNNWASKIVLGEWVWMNRKNVPVPTHHQYAPNILSAIGAIGAIPFIWGLYALEIWPAVFGGVVIVISKLWFADRMVWLYEDMKDATPEYKSWLY
- a CDS encoding radical SAM protein, producing the protein MKKAGEIQRKSLLYKSGVEYADYCINHAEGCSHGCRFPCYAMMMKKRCGVINSYEDWIKPKIVANALELLDKEIPKLKDKIKVVHLCFTTDPFMYKQKEISDLTLKIIKRLNDDNIKCTVLTKGVYPKELIDVEKYGGNNEYAITLVSLNEGFKKRFEPGAAPYEDRVKSLKYLHDHGLKTWVSMEPYPTPNLVDQDLKKVLAKINFVDKIIFGKLNYNIKVTEFQDNKDFYDGCAKIVINFCEKNNIGYHIKYGTQKKDNKKTEKIFRKDFVSEKQRRVDCLEPVYL
- a CDS encoding MopE-related protein; translation: MEKFKMGALCLVLWFLLPRNSEAEEFLYLPITRTPVITSGFCGYRTASGACHGGIDYDVRDDGDGIFAAADGVVEVAEDGWLNTYHGRRVYGNYVQILHDNGYRTIYAHFKRGSLEVSVGDEVSVGQLLGIGDNSGWSTGSHLHFEVRDSSGRKVDPYGDSPSYPNCGANHLWVNCPPTVWVDEDRDADTWTVEEGDCDDTNPNIYPGAVERCNGVDDNCADGVDEEPAASYACRDSVDCTIDACMVGAHVCTNRQNDAACEDGDPCTTNLCIILTGCRAIPKDTDLDGFVDISCGGDDCDDSNMAIRPDAAEKCNNIDDDCDTETDEDWLLLGTSCNVGFGECRRSGIWVCEPLERATVCDAEYISGTPELCDGLDNDCDTETDEDWPELGTACGIFPCDGTYVCSLGGSGSYCNASPGMPETCDGLDNDCDGETDESPAEFSCGDGNDCTVDSCVLGACRHFSRDRDGDTHGDDLCGGTDCNDLNPAVWEYAFSESRLTNSAGDSNSPAVAWTGSELGIVWEDWRAGIPNAEIYFARADTSLARIGDEVRVTNASWGSREPSLSWTGSEYGVAWYDLRVDSRSEVFFTRLDSTGLEIGDDIQLTDHFALSGASYELSLTWTGSDYGIVFQDSRLSSMDIFFVRLDSGGIAIAPEAPAISDSGPESFPVLVWTGSQYGLAYTVSIDGYQQIFFARFDSSGVRTGAVTRVASFDSGGRFYAETVDLVWQGREFALVWTKNMASGAREVYFRRLDAAGVPLAPEVLVATSPDIIYRVAIAWNGREYGVIWQESSGMLANVYFVRLAEAGSRLGTVIRISSTARNSEKEVVVWTGHEYVMAWSDNRDSDWEIYLGRVSCGW